The proteins below are encoded in one region of Drosophila santomea strain STO CAGO 1482 chromosome 3R, Prin_Dsan_1.1, whole genome shotgun sequence:
- the LOC120451549 gene encoding chloride channel protein 2 isoform X6, with protein sequence MVYFGDRQRDRNRDRSNQKVERIIHDEEFGEENVELVDSEWADFEKFICQLRKRRNSAMSMEEELRHVQRHPKIKSHAFYPCPPPAENARDSDSSDEDDPIGYIDTLMYGRYTKDLGEFAKDEARKLKILEKRRKQEDKQRNKELLGKHSTRAKRVSSWIWRHTVARLGEDWVFLALLGIIMALLSFIMDKGISICTNARIWLYRDLTSQPFVQYIAWVSLPVCLILFSAGFVHLIAPQSIGSGIPEMKTILRGVQLKEYLTFKTLVAKVIGLTATLGSGMPLGKEGPFVHIASIVAQLLSKLVTSFQGIYENESRNSEMLAAACAVGVGACFAAPVGGVLFSIEVTTTYFAVRNYWRGFFAAVCGATVFRLLAVWFQNADTVRALFLTNFTTEFPFDPQELFVFALIGLVCGLGGASYVWVHRRYVLFMRSNKRMNKFLQKNRFLYPGFLALLVSSISFPLGTGQFLAGELSTHEQVTQLFSNFTWSRDDLTVEQAAVVTHWMTSYTSVFGNLVIYTLFTFVFSIIASTIPVPSGMFIPVFKIGAGFGRLVGEFMAVTFPHGVRYGGRLSPIMPGGYAVVGAAAFSGSVTHTVSVAVIIFEMTGQITHVVPVMIAVLVANAVAALLQPSIYDSIILIKKLPYLPDLLPSSSGMYSIFVEDFMVRDVKYIWHGISYQKLKEVLKLNKTLRSLPLVDSPDNMILLGSVQRYELIKMIEKHIGREKRMEVAQKWQKEAQERALEEEKKKQEVELKMRRPSRFEVLPAPDILSLRQIANDEMLPPKKRAETMHSSLAPRKSILKKTNSFNLKTYAQPMGHSPSITPYTTITGNSEFRIRSAFEAIFKKSTTLQDVQPDPETGSISPAASHHEVEVPRTPSTPGVSKKVQLPRERVIDMSPEDQKQWELEEMLKPIDLQKANVHIDPSPFQLVERTSILKVHSLFSMVGINHAYVTKIGRLVGVVGLKELRKAIEDINSNSFVPPTRDEDADEKPAVEKPLLSTNSSDKAVDMTVTSMDSALSNSENCSDIEMEHIKHTDKGTVTLTMPPQESKQSSSADTKNTENGNHA encoded by the exons ATGTATGGTCGCTATACCAAAGATCTAGGAGAATTTGCCAAGGATGAAGCCAGAAAGCTCAAAATACTCGAAAAGCGACGAAAGCAGGAAGATAAGCAAAGGAATaag GAACTGCTGGGCAAACACTCGACCCGGGCGAAGCGGGTGTCATCATGGATCTGGAGGCACACGGTGGCCCGGCTGGGCGAGGATTGGGTCTTCCTCGCGCTGCTGGGCATCATTATGGCCCTGCTCTCGTTCATCATGGACAAGGGCATATCCATATGTACAAACG CGCGAATTTGGCTGTATCGCGACCTGACGTCACAGCCTTTTGTTCAGTACATCGCATGGGTCTCACTGCCGGTCTGTTTGATATTGTTCTCAGCCGGCTTTGTCCATCTCATCGCACCGCAAAGTATAG GTTCTGGTATACCCGAAATGAAGACCATACTGCGCGGCGTTCAATTGAAAGAGTATCTCACATTTAAGACACTGGTGGCCAAGGTAATTGGTTTAACGGCAACTCTGGGCAGCGGTATGCCATTAGGAAAGGAA GGTCCTTTCGTACATATAGCAAGTATTGTAGCACAATTATTAAGTAAACTTGTCACATCATTCCAAGGCATATATGAGAATGAGTCGCGTAACTCTGAAATGTTGGCGGCCGCCTGTGCCGTCGGTGTGGGCGCCTGTTTTGCCGCTCCAGTTGGTG GTGTGCTCTTCAGCATAGAGGTCACCACCACGTACTTTGCTGTGCGCAACTACTGGCGCGGTTTCTTCGCCGCTGTGTGCGGCGCCACCGTCTTCCGGCTCCTGGCCGTTTGGTTCCAAAACGCGGACACTGTCCGTGCCCTGTTCCTCACGAACTTCACCACCGAGTTTCCCTTCGATCCTCAGGAGCTGTTCGTCTTCGCCTTGATTGG ACTCGTCTGCGGTTTGGGTGGCGCTTCATACGTGTGGGTCCATCGGCGGTATGTGCTCTTTATGCGATCCAACAAGCGGATGAACAAGTTCCTGCAGAAGAA TCGCTTTCTGTATCCGGGATTCCTGGCACTGCTGGTGTCCAGCATCTCGTTTCCCCTGGGAACCGGACAGTTCCTGGCCGGCGAACTGAGTACCCACGAGCAGGTGACACAGCTATTCAGCAATTTCACGTGGTCACGAGATGATCTTACTGTGGAGCAGGCGGCTGTGGTTACCCACTGGATGACCAGTTACACCAGCGTCTTTGGCAACCTTGTCATCTACACCCTCTTTACG TTCGTGTTCTCCATTATCGCTTCCACGATACCAGTGCCGTCGGGCATGTTCATTCCGGTTTTCAAGATCGGTGCCGGCTTTGGTCGGCTGGTGGGCGAGTTCATGGCGGTGACATTTCCCCACGGCGTCCGGTATGGCGGTCGACTGTCGCCCATCATGCCCGGAGGCTATGCCGTCGTCGGAGCGGCCGCCTTCTCTGGATCCGTGACGCACACGGTCTCTGTGGCCGTAATCATTTTCGAGATGACCGGTCAGATTACGCACGTGGTGCCCGTGATGATTGCCGTGCTGGTGGCCAATGCCGTGGCGGCACTGCTCCAACCGTCGATATACGACAGTATTATATTGATTAAGAAGCTGCCCTATCTGCCGGATCTGCTGCCCTCCAGTTCTGGCATGTACAGCATATTCGTGGAGGACTTTATGGTGCGGGATGTGAAGTACATATGGCACGGCATCTCCTATCAGAAGCTCAAAGAAGTCCTCAAGCTGAACAAGACGCTGAGATCCCTGCCACTGGTGGACAGTCCGGATAACATGATCCTGCTGGGATCCGTGCAGCGGTACGAGCTAATCAAAATGATCGAGAAGCACATCGGACGCGAGAAGCGCATGGAGGTGGCCCAGAAGTGGCAAAAGGAGGCTCAGGAGCGAGCCCTCGAGGAGGAGAAGAAGAAACAGGAGGTGGAGCTAAAGATGCGGCGTCCATCGCGATTCGAGGTCCTGCCAGCTCCGGATATACTCAGTTTACGGCAGATTGCCAACGACGAAATGCTGCCGCCCAAGAAAAGGGCGGAGACCATGCACAGTTCGCTGGCGCCCAGGAAGTCCATTCTAAAGAAGACCAACTCCTTCAACCTGAAGACCTACGCCCAGCCCATGGGACACAGTCCCAGCATCACGCCCTACACCACAATCACCGGCAATTCCGAGTTCCGCATTCGCTCGGCCTTCGAGGCCATCTTCAAGAAGTCCACCACGCTTCAGGACGTCCAGCCGGATCCGGAAACGGGCTCCATCTCTCCGGCTGCCAGCCACCACGAGGTGGAGGTGCCTCGAACTCCTAGTACTCCCGGTGTTTCCAAAAAGGTTCAGCTG CCCAGGGAACGTGTTATTGACATGTCGCCGGAGGATCAGAAGCAATgggagctggaggagatgtTGAAGCCCATCGATCTGCAAAAGGCCAATGTGCACATAGATCCCTCGCCATTTCAGCTGGTGGAACGCACCTCCATACTCAAGGTTCACTCGCTGTTTTCTATGGTGGGCATTAACCACGCCTATGTCACCAAAATCGGAAGGCTTGTGGGCGTTGTGGGACTCAAAGAA TTGCGAAAAGCCATCGAGGACATTAATAGCAATAGTTTCGTACCACCGACACGAgatgaggatgcggatgagaAGCCAGCGGTGGAGAAACCCCTGCTGTCGACGAACTCTAGTGATAAGGCCGTGGACATGACCGTCACCTCGATGGACTCGGCACTATCCAATTCCGAGAACTGCTCGGACATTGAAATGGAGCACATAAAGCACACGGATAAGGGCACAGTCACGCTCACCATGCCGCCACAGGAATCTAAGCAAAGTTCATCGGCGGACACAAAGAACACAGAAAACGGCAATCATGCTTGA
- the LOC120451549 gene encoding chloride channel protein 2 isoform X5, whose protein sequence is MKPESSKYSKSDESRKISKGISAGKYLQELLGKHSTRAKRVSSWIWRHTVARLGEDWVFLALLGIIMALLSFIMDKGISICTNARIWLYRDLTSQPFVQYIAWVSLPVCLILFSAGFVHLIAPQSIGSGIPEMKTILRGVQLKEYLTFKTLVAKVIGLTATLGSGMPLGKEGPFVHIASIVAQLLSKLVTSFQGIYENESRNSEMLAAACAVGVGACFAAPVGGVLFSIEVTTTYFAVRNYWRGFFAAVCGATVFRLLAVWFQNADTVRALFLTNFTTEFPFDPQELFVFALIGLVCGLGGASYVWVHRRYVLFMRSNKRMNKFLQKNRFLYPGFLALLVSSISFPLGTGQFLAGELSTHEQVTQLFSNFTWSRDDLTVEQAAVVTHWMTSYTSVFGNLVIYTLFTFVFSIIASTIPVPSGMFIPVFKIGAGFGRLVGEFMAVTFPHGVRYGGRLSPIMPGGYAVVGAAAFSGSVTHTVSVAVIIFEMTGQITHVVPVMIAVLVANAVAALLQPSIYDSIILIKKLPYLPDLLPSSSGMYSIFVEDFMVRDVKYIWHGISYQKLKEVLKLNKTLRSLPLVDSPDNMILLGSVQRYELIKMIEKHIGREKRMEVAQKWQKEAQERALEEEKKKQEVELKMRRPSRFEVLPAPDILSLRQIANDEMLPPKKRAETMHSSLAPRKSILKKTNSFNLKTYAQPMGHSPSITPYTTITGNSEFRIRSAFEAIFKKSTTLQDVQPDPETGSISPAASHHEVEVPRTPSTPGVSKKVQLPAQSNWDFVTDQIMLQVNPISTESTKMPAEKDSTDIALSNSGDSSTQSPSIKFKANKVADVNRSPQAGKRCTKIRFANEVGVNGSPTRTKCKIKPENELGYSIEDVDETTNPESLAESIQKTKSVRLPRERVIDMSPEDQKQWELEEMLKPIDLQKANVHIDPSPFQLVERTSILKVHSLFSMVGINHAYVTKIGRLVGVVGLKELRKAIEDINSNSFVPPTRDEDADEKPAVEKPLLSTNSSDKAVDMTVTSMDSALSNSENCSDIEMEHIKHTDKGTVTLTMPPQESKQSSSADTKNTENGNHA, encoded by the exons ATGAAGCCAGAAAGCTCAAAATACTCGAAAAGCGACGAAAGCAGGAAGATAAGCAAAGGAATaag TGCTGGGAAATATTTACAGGAACTGCTGGGCAAACACTCGACCCGGGCGAAGCGGGTGTCATCATGGATCTGGAGGCACACGGTGGCCCGGCTGGGCGAGGATTGGGTCTTCCTCGCGCTGCTGGGCATCATTATGGCCCTGCTCTCGTTCATCATGGACAAGGGCATATCCATATGTACAAACG CGCGAATTTGGCTGTATCGCGACCTGACGTCACAGCCTTTTGTTCAGTACATCGCATGGGTCTCACTGCCGGTCTGTTTGATATTGTTCTCAGCCGGCTTTGTCCATCTCATCGCACCGCAAAGTATAG GTTCTGGTATACCCGAAATGAAGACCATACTGCGCGGCGTTCAATTGAAAGAGTATCTCACATTTAAGACACTGGTGGCCAAGGTAATTGGTTTAACGGCAACTCTGGGCAGCGGTATGCCATTAGGAAAGGAA GGTCCTTTCGTACATATAGCAAGTATTGTAGCACAATTATTAAGTAAACTTGTCACATCATTCCAAGGCATATATGAGAATGAGTCGCGTAACTCTGAAATGTTGGCGGCCGCCTGTGCCGTCGGTGTGGGCGCCTGTTTTGCCGCTCCAGTTGGTG GTGTGCTCTTCAGCATAGAGGTCACCACCACGTACTTTGCTGTGCGCAACTACTGGCGCGGTTTCTTCGCCGCTGTGTGCGGCGCCACCGTCTTCCGGCTCCTGGCCGTTTGGTTCCAAAACGCGGACACTGTCCGTGCCCTGTTCCTCACGAACTTCACCACCGAGTTTCCCTTCGATCCTCAGGAGCTGTTCGTCTTCGCCTTGATTGG ACTCGTCTGCGGTTTGGGTGGCGCTTCATACGTGTGGGTCCATCGGCGGTATGTGCTCTTTATGCGATCCAACAAGCGGATGAACAAGTTCCTGCAGAAGAA TCGCTTTCTGTATCCGGGATTCCTGGCACTGCTGGTGTCCAGCATCTCGTTTCCCCTGGGAACCGGACAGTTCCTGGCCGGCGAACTGAGTACCCACGAGCAGGTGACACAGCTATTCAGCAATTTCACGTGGTCACGAGATGATCTTACTGTGGAGCAGGCGGCTGTGGTTACCCACTGGATGACCAGTTACACCAGCGTCTTTGGCAACCTTGTCATCTACACCCTCTTTACG TTCGTGTTCTCCATTATCGCTTCCACGATACCAGTGCCGTCGGGCATGTTCATTCCGGTTTTCAAGATCGGTGCCGGCTTTGGTCGGCTGGTGGGCGAGTTCATGGCGGTGACATTTCCCCACGGCGTCCGGTATGGCGGTCGACTGTCGCCCATCATGCCCGGAGGCTATGCCGTCGTCGGAGCGGCCGCCTTCTCTGGATCCGTGACGCACACGGTCTCTGTGGCCGTAATCATTTTCGAGATGACCGGTCAGATTACGCACGTGGTGCCCGTGATGATTGCCGTGCTGGTGGCCAATGCCGTGGCGGCACTGCTCCAACCGTCGATATACGACAGTATTATATTGATTAAGAAGCTGCCCTATCTGCCGGATCTGCTGCCCTCCAGTTCTGGCATGTACAGCATATTCGTGGAGGACTTTATGGTGCGGGATGTGAAGTACATATGGCACGGCATCTCCTATCAGAAGCTCAAAGAAGTCCTCAAGCTGAACAAGACGCTGAGATCCCTGCCACTGGTGGACAGTCCGGATAACATGATCCTGCTGGGATCCGTGCAGCGGTACGAGCTAATCAAAATGATCGAGAAGCACATCGGACGCGAGAAGCGCATGGAGGTGGCCCAGAAGTGGCAAAAGGAGGCTCAGGAGCGAGCCCTCGAGGAGGAGAAGAAGAAACAGGAGGTGGAGCTAAAGATGCGGCGTCCATCGCGATTCGAGGTCCTGCCAGCTCCGGATATACTCAGTTTACGGCAGATTGCCAACGACGAAATGCTGCCGCCCAAGAAAAGGGCGGAGACCATGCACAGTTCGCTGGCGCCCAGGAAGTCCATTCTAAAGAAGACCAACTCCTTCAACCTGAAGACCTACGCCCAGCCCATGGGACACAGTCCCAGCATCACGCCCTACACCACAATCACCGGCAATTCCGAGTTCCGCATTCGCTCGGCCTTCGAGGCCATCTTCAAGAAGTCCACCACGCTTCAGGACGTCCAGCCGGATCCGGAAACGGGCTCCATCTCTCCGGCTGCCAGCCACCACGAGGTGGAGGTGCCTCGAACTCCTAGTACTCCCGGTGTTTCCAAAAAGGTTCAGCTG CCTGCACAAAGTAATTGGGATTTTGTAACCGATCAAATTATGCTG CAAGTAAACCCTATTTCAACGGAATCAACAAAAATG CCTGCCGAGAAGGATAGCACGGATATAGCATTATCGAATAGTGGAGATAGTTCGACGCAGTCACCGAGCATTAAATTCAAAGCAAATAAAGTTGCAGATGTAAATAGATCTCCTCAGGCGGGAAAAAGGTGCACGAAAATACGATTTGCCAATGAAGTTGGAGTAAATGGTTCGCCAACTCGAAcgaaatgtaaaataaaaccGGAAAATGAATTGGGTTACTCTATCGAAGATGTGGATGAAACAACAAATCCAGAATCGCTTGCTGAG AGCATTCAAAAGACGAAGTCAGTGCGATTG CCCAGGGAACGTGTTATTGACATGTCGCCGGAGGATCAGAAGCAATgggagctggaggagatgtTGAAGCCCATCGATCTGCAAAAGGCCAATGTGCACATAGATCCCTCGCCATTTCAGCTGGTGGAACGCACCTCCATACTCAAGGTTCACTCGCTGTTTTCTATGGTGGGCATTAACCACGCCTATGTCACCAAAATCGGAAGGCTTGTGGGCGTTGTGGGACTCAAAGAA TTGCGAAAAGCCATCGAGGACATTAATAGCAATAGTTTCGTACCACCGACACGAgatgaggatgcggatgagaAGCCAGCGGTGGAGAAACCCCTGCTGTCGACGAACTCTAGTGATAAGGCCGTGGACATGACCGTCACCTCGATGGACTCGGCACTATCCAATTCCGAGAACTGCTCGGACATTGAAATGGAGCACATAAAGCACACGGATAAGGGCACAGTCACGCTCACCATGCCGCCACAGGAATCTAAGCAAAGTTCATCGGCGGACACAAAGAACACAGAAAACGGCAATCATGCTTGA